Proteins from a single region of Paraflavitalea devenefica:
- a CDS encoding glycoside hydrolase family 2 TIM barrel-domain containing protein gives MNIHRKSLLPMVALASFALLSYGQSSPTLNGEGNKGKKHYDTTSAQPGVPWLDEQIIEQNRLPMHASFFSFETEATAATGDWTQSGNYQSLNGDWKFKWVERPADLPANFERKDYDDSNWSLFKVPGNWELNGYGFPLYTTSGFEFRYLMRRLEPPAVPLSFDPTAIYRREVIIPDGWTGKQVVLHIGAAKSNLTVWVNGKYVGYGEDSKLPSEFDITPYLEKGRNLITLKIMRWCDANYIEDQDMWRLSGITRSCYLVARNPVHLYDVELRPDLDKDYKNATLQVSLLLNKPPVHAVTAELTLLKDNKVVATQSHTFDSAKLAFSLPVTTPLLWSAEAPELYQAIIKIKDAGNRLLEVTQQQVGFRKMEIRHGLLLVNGQPVLIKGVNRHETDPRTGHVISREAMIRDIQLMKQYNINSVRTSHYPNSELWLDLCDQYGLYVVDEANIESHGMGYDITYTMANRPTWMNAHLLRVQRMVERDKNHPSIILWSMGNEAGNGYNFYNCYLWMKQRDSSRPIQYERAVADYRRFVWEWNSDIIDPMYPTPGGLLEYARNNPHPKRPFIMCEYAHAMGNSLGNFTDYWQVIRAHKNIFQGGYIWDFVDQCFQRVNTKGDTVYTYGGDYEPQEAITEWNYAAKGIFYANRTPYPHAWEMKKVYQDIHTKLVGQDSVSIYNEKFFTDLSNVSLQWEVVVNGKQQQSGVVTDINVLPQQSNTFYIPYKKPATGEAFLNLVFRSKQAQPLVPAGHVLATEQLAISLPYPTSIAINNEGSIIKKEDAATLQISGGKTSVLFDKATGFIKQYSHKGIDLLDTGFRTRPNFWRAPNDNDFGANTPQKLKAWKDATVKQELIAFSDSISNGLAVVKVSYRLPGVYATLQITYTINAAGKILVQQSVQANNDSIAKVAVMPRFGMQWILPSGFNQVEYYGRGPHENYQDRNFSAHVGLYRQTVDEQFFPYVVPQETGNKTDLRWYKISNAKGKGLLITSDSLLSISALHYFDSDLDDGMERHQRHATDLVKRKQTQLNIDWKQMGVGGIDSWRSMPMQPYLLPYGNYHFSYLLQPF, from the coding sequence ATGAACATACACCGTAAAAGCCTGCTGCCCATGGTGGCATTGGCTAGCTTTGCCCTGCTTTCTTATGGACAATCGAGTCCCACGCTCAATGGTGAGGGCAATAAGGGAAAAAAACATTACGATACCACGTCGGCACAACCCGGCGTACCCTGGCTCGATGAACAGATCATAGAACAGAACCGCCTGCCCATGCACGCCTCTTTCTTTTCCTTCGAAACGGAAGCAACGGCCGCAACAGGTGACTGGACACAATCCGGCAATTACCAAAGCCTTAATGGCGACTGGAAGTTTAAGTGGGTGGAGCGGCCTGCCGACCTGCCCGCCAACTTTGAAAGGAAGGATTATGATGACAGCAACTGGTCTTTGTTCAAAGTGCCCGGCAACTGGGAGTTGAATGGCTATGGTTTTCCCCTCTATACCACATCGGGTTTTGAATTCAGGTACCTTATGCGCCGCCTGGAGCCGCCTGCCGTTCCTTTAAGTTTTGATCCCACCGCTATTTACCGGCGGGAGGTGATCATTCCCGATGGCTGGACAGGCAAGCAGGTGGTATTGCATATTGGCGCCGCTAAATCCAACCTTACTGTATGGGTGAACGGAAAGTATGTGGGTTATGGAGAAGACAGCAAGCTGCCCTCGGAGTTTGACATCACCCCTTACCTCGAAAAAGGCAGGAACCTCATTACCCTGAAAATAATGCGCTGGTGTGATGCCAACTATATTGAAGACCAGGATATGTGGCGGTTAAGCGGTATTACCCGCTCTTGCTACCTCGTAGCGCGCAACCCTGTGCACCTGTATGATGTGGAACTGCGGCCAGACCTTGACAAGGATTATAAAAACGCTACCCTGCAGGTAAGCCTGTTGCTGAATAAGCCGCCTGTTCATGCCGTAACAGCAGAACTAACATTGCTGAAAGACAACAAAGTGGTGGCCACGCAGTCGCACACATTTGACTCCGCCAAACTTGCATTTTCCCTACCGGTGACCACTCCCCTGCTATGGAGTGCAGAAGCGCCGGAACTATACCAGGCCATCATAAAAATAAAAGATGCCGGCAACCGGTTACTGGAAGTCACCCAACAACAGGTAGGTTTCCGGAAGATGGAGATCCGGCATGGCCTATTGCTGGTGAATGGACAACCGGTCCTCATCAAAGGCGTGAACCGCCACGAAACAGATCCCCGCACCGGCCATGTCATATCCCGCGAAGCCATGATCAGGGATATACAGTTGATGAAGCAATACAACATCAACTCAGTACGTACCAGCCATTATCCCAACAGTGAGTTATGGCTTGACCTCTGCGATCAGTATGGCCTGTATGTGGTGGATGAGGCCAATATAGAATCGCATGGCATGGGTTATGACATTACCTATACCATGGCCAACCGTCCTACCTGGATGAACGCACACTTGCTGAGGGTGCAGCGCATGGTAGAGCGGGATAAAAACCATCCCTCCATCATTCTCTGGAGCATGGGCAATGAAGCAGGCAACGGTTATAACTTCTACAATTGTTACTTATGGATGAAGCAGCGCGACAGCAGCCGGCCCATACAGTATGAAAGGGCGGTGGCCGATTACAGGAGATTTGTATGGGAATGGAACTCCGACATTATAGACCCTATGTATCCTACTCCCGGTGGTTTGCTGGAATATGCCAGGAACAACCCGCATCCAAAGCGTCCCTTCATCATGTGTGAATACGCTCATGCTATGGGCAATTCATTGGGCAACTTTACCGATTACTGGCAAGTGATACGTGCACACAAGAACATCTTCCAGGGAGGTTATATCTGGGATTTTGTGGACCAGTGTTTCCAACGCGTAAATACCAAAGGGGATACTGTGTATACTTATGGCGGCGACTATGAACCCCAGGAAGCCATCACCGAGTGGAACTATGCAGCCAAAGGTATTTTCTATGCCAACCGCACCCCTTATCCGCATGCCTGGGAAATGAAGAAAGTGTACCAGGACATCCATACCAAACTGGTGGGCCAGGATTCAGTGTCCATTTACAATGAAAAATTCTTCACCGATCTGTCCAACGTATCCCTGCAATGGGAAGTAGTGGTCAATGGGAAGCAACAGCAGTCTGGAGTAGTAACGGACATCAACGTATTGCCCCAGCAATCCAACACTTTCTATATCCCCTATAAAAAGCCAGCCACGGGCGAGGCATTCCTCAACCTTGTTTTCCGCAGTAAACAGGCACAGCCACTCGTGCCCGCAGGGCATGTGCTGGCTACAGAGCAGCTGGCCATCAGTCTGCCCTATCCCACCTCCATCGCCATCAACAACGAAGGCAGCATCATTAAAAAGGAGGATGCAGCTACTTTACAGATCAGTGGCGGTAAAACATCCGTACTATTTGATAAGGCCACCGGCTTTATCAAACAATACAGCCATAAAGGAATTGACCTGCTGGATACAGGCTTCCGCACCAGGCCCAACTTTTGGCGGGCGCCCAACGACAATGATTTTGGCGCCAATACACCACAAAAGCTCAAAGCCTGGAAAGATGCTACTGTAAAACAGGAGTTGATTGCCTTCAGCGATAGCATCAGCAATGGGTTGGCAGTGGTGAAAGTCAGTTACAGGCTACCCGGTGTATATGCTACTTTGCAAATAACCTATACCATCAATGCAGCCGGTAAAATACTGGTGCAGCAAAGTGTACAGGCCAATAATGACTCTATCGCGAAAGTAGCGGTCATGCCAAGGTTTGGCATGCAATGGATATTGCCGTCCGGCTTCAACCAGGTGGAATACTATGGACGAGGGCCGCACGAAAACTACCAGGACAGGAACTTCAGCGCCCATGTGGGTCTGTACAGACAAACAGTAGATGAACAGTTCTTTCCGTATGTAGTACCCCAGGAAACAGGCAATAAAACCGACCTGCGCTGGTATAAGATCAGCAATGCAAAAGGGAAAGGACTGCTCATTACTTCCGATTCCCTGCTTAGCATCAGCGCCCTGCATTATTTTGACAGCGACCTGGATGATGGTATGGAGCGCCACCAGCGCCATGCTACCGACCTGGTGAAAAGAAAACAAACACAACTGAATATTGACTGGAAGCAGATGGGCGTAGGCGGTATAGATAGCTGGCGCTCCATGCCCATGCAGCCCTACCTGTTGCCTTATGGCAATTACCATTTCAGCTACCTGCTACAGCCTTTCTGA